One part of the Malus sylvestris chromosome 2, drMalSylv7.2, whole genome shotgun sequence genome encodes these proteins:
- the LOC126591341 gene encoding stromal processing peptidase, chloroplastic-like isoform X2: MAAISSLVVNVPQIRPSRRISGDDDTYLNKRLNSVVCIRRARGPLTPLHINRLSLLSPTRSVSLTFGPFLVGERRLLEAAAGRSGVHRKKINAWEQCVSMLGEPVTEALFPGKYNCITSSFCPNNSRRRRRTSTPSVFSDRTSFCLSKPKLGNVAGKHAHVSCATVGPDEPHAASTAWQDGILEKQELDLLYPGVEKTELEGFLSSEIPSHPKLYRGQLKNGLRYLILPNKVPPNRFEAHMEVHAGSIDEEDDEQGIAHMIEHVAFLGSKKREKLLGTGARSNAYTDFHHTVFHIHSPISSKDSDGDLLPYVLDALNEIAFHPKFLSSRVEKERRAILSELQMMNTIDYRVDCQLLQHLHSENKLSRRFPIGLEEQIKKWDVDKIRKFHERWYFPANATLYIVGDIDNISKTIYQIEAVFGQTGLENETVPAPAPSAFGAMASFLVPKLSVGLTGSSNSVDQAKIFKKERHTVRPPVKHNWSLPGSNMDLKPPQIFQHELIQNFSFNMFCKVPVSRVQTYGDLRNVLMKRIFLSALHFRINTRYKSSNPPFTSIELDHSDSGREGCTVTTLTVTAEPKNWQSAIRVAVQEVRRLKEFGVTKGELTRYMDALLKDSEHLAAMIDNVSSVDNLDFIMESDALGHTVMDQRQGHESLVAVAGTVTLEEVNSIGAKVLEFVSNFGNPTAPLPAAIVACVPKRVHVEGIGETEFTISSNEIIAATKAGLEEPIEPEPELEVPKELISSLQLQELRQQCMPSFIPFSPEIKVTKVYDKETGITKCRLSNGISVNYKISKSEARGGVMRLIVGGGRAAESSESKGSVVVGVRTLSEGGRVGNFSREQVELFCVNHLINCSLESTEEFISMEFRFTLRDNGMRAAFQLLHMVLEHSVWLDDAFDRARQLYLSYYRSIPKSLERSTAHKLMLAMMDGDERFVEPTPKSLQNLTLQSVKDAVMNQFVGSNMEVSIVGDFSEEDVESCILDYLGTVRSKGNYEMENAYNPIVFRSSPSDLQSQQVFLKDTDERACAYIAGPAPNRWGFTVDGKDLFESVSHISTHDELKSEELLMVDEDTQKDVQRKLRGHPLFFGITMGLLAEIINSRLFTTVRDSLGLTYDVSFELNLFDRLNLGWYVVSVTSTPAKVHKAVDACKNVLRGLHGNKISQRELDRAKRTLLMRHEAEIKSNAYWLGLLAHLQASSVPRKDISCIKDLTNLYEVASIEDIYLAYDQLKVGDDSLYSCIGVAGAQAVDEITEVEESDDGFPGIFPVGRGLSTMTRPTT, translated from the exons ATGGCGGCCATAAGCTCTCTTGTTGTAAACGTCCCCCAAATCCGTCCGTCCCGGAGAATAAGCGGAGACGATGACACTTATTTGAATAAGCGGCTGAATTCGGTGGTCTGTATTCGCCGTGCTCGTGGCCCTCTCACCCCTTTACATATCAATCGTCTGTCTTTACTTTCTCCAACCAG ATCAGTCTCATTGACTTTCGGCCCTTTTCTTGTGGGTGAAAGGCGTCTACTTGAAGCTGCTGCAGGTAGATCAGGTGTACATAGAAAGAAGATTAATGCTTGGGAACAATGTGTCTCCATGCTTGGAGAGCCAGTGACTGAAGCACTTTTTCCAGGAAAGTATAACTGCATTACTAGCTCTTTTTGCCCAAACAACAGTCGTCGTCGCCGTAGGACATCTACACCGAGTGTCTTTAGTGACAGAACTTCTTTTTGTTTATCCAAGCCTAAACTTGGCAATGTTGCT GGCAAACATGCTCATGTTTCATGCGCAACCGTGGGCCCAGATGAGCCACACGCGGCAAGTACAGCCTGGCAAGATGGTATTCTGGAGAAACAGGAGCTGGATTTATTATATCCTGGAGTAGAAAAAACAGAGTTGGAGGGGTTTTTAAGTTCTGAAATTCCATCTCATCCAAAGTTGTATCGAGGGCAACTAAAAAATGGGCTGCGCTATCTGATTTTACCAAATAAAGTCCCGCCAAACAG GTTTGAAGCACACATGGAAGTTCATGCAGGATCAATCGATGAGGAAGACGATGAGCAAGGAATTGCACATATGATTGAACATGTTGCTTTCCTTGGAAGTAAGAAACGTGAGAAACTTCTTGGGACAGGGGCTCGATCTAATGCTTACACTGACTTCCATCATACAGTGTTTCACATCCATTCGCCCATTAGTTCAAAG GATTCTGATGGTGATCTGCTTCCGTATGTACTGGATGCCTTGAATGAG ATTgcttttcacccaaaattccTTTCTTCTCGTGTTGAAAAAGAACGGCGTGCGATTCTGTCAGAATTACAGATGATGAATACTATAGATTATCGCGTTGACTGCCAG TTATTACAACATCTGCATTCTGAAAACAAGCTTAGCAGAAGGTTCCCGATTGGGTTAGAAGAGCAGATTAAGAAGTGGGATGTAGATAAAATAAGGAAATTCCATGAGCGTTGGTACTTCCCTGCAAATGCAACCTTATACATTGTTGGGGACATTGATAACATCTCAAAAACGATTTACCAGATTGAA GCTGTCTTTGGACAAACTGGCCTAGAAAATGAAACAGTTCCTGCACCTGCTCCTAGTGCTTTTGGTGCAATGGCTAGTTTCCTTGTGCCCAAGCTTTCAGTTGGGCTGACTGGAAGTTCTAATTCCGTTGATCAAGCTAAAATCTTTAAAAAGGAAAGGCACACAGTTCGTCCTCCTGTGAAACATAATTGGTCACTTCCTGGAAGTAATATGGATTTGAAGCCTCCACAGATTTTTCAGCATGAATTGATTCAAAATTTTTCATTTAATATGTTCTGCAAG GTTCCTGTGAGCAGGGTTCAAACATATGGTGACTTGCGAAATGTTCTAATGAAGAGAATATTTCTGTCTGCTTTGCATTTCCGAATTAATACAAGATACAAG AGTTCAAATCCACCATTTACTTCAATTGAATTGGATCATAGTGACTCTGGAAGGGAAGGATGTACTGTCACTACTCTTACGGTAACTGCCGAACCCAAGAATTGGCAAAGTGCAATTAGAGTTGCTGTACAAGAG GTTAGAAGGCTCAAGGAATTTGGTGTTACTAAGGGTGAATTAACTCGCTATATGGATGCCTTATTAAAAGATAGTGAACATCTGGCCGCTATGATAGATAATGTGTCTTCTGTTGATAATTTGGATTTTATTATGGAGAGTGATGCGCTGGGGCATACAGTAATGGATCAGAGGCAAGGACACGAGAGTTTGGTTGCTGTTGCTGGAACAGTTACTCTTGAAGAG GTCAACTCTATTGGCGCCAAGGTGTTGGAATTTGTTTCTAATTTTGGAAATCCTACTGCACCTCTTCCTGCAGCGATTGTTGCTTGTGTTCCAAAGAGAGTGCATGTAGAGGGAATAGGTGAAACTGAGTTCACCATTTCCTCTAATGAGATTATAGCTGCTACAAAAGCTGGATTGGAGGAACCCATCGAACCTGAGCCAGAG CTTGAGGTGCCAAAGGAATTGATATCTTCGTTGCAGTTACAGGAATTAAGGCAGCAGTGCATGCCATCTTTCATTCCCTTTAGTCCAGAAATAAAAGTGACTAAAGTTTATGACAAAGAAACGGGGATCACTAAATGTCGTCTGTCAAATGGAATTTCTGTAAATTACAAG ATTTCAAAAAGTGAGGCAAGGGGAGGTGTAATGCGGCTTATAGTTGGCGGTGGACGGGCAGCTGAAAGTTCTGAGTCCAAAGGTTCTGTTGTTGTGGGTGTAAGAACTCTTAGTGAGGGAGGACGTGTTGGCAACTTCTCAAGGGAGCAG GTAGAACTGTTCTGTGTGAATCACCTGATTAACTGCTCATTGGAGTCCACCGAGGAATTTATTTCTATGGAATTCCGTTTTACTTTAAGAGATAATGGAATGCGTGCGGCTTTCCAGTTGCTTCATATGGTACTTGAG CATAGTGTCTGGCTGGATGATGCATTTGATCGAGCAAGGCAATTGTATTTGTCATATTATCGGTCCATTCCCAAAAGCTTGGAGCGCTCAACTGCTCACAAACTCATGTTAGCAATGATGGACGGAGACGAGCGGTTTGTAGAGCCTACACCAAAGTCATTGCAAAATTTGACATTGCAATCTGTAAAGGATGCAGTGATGAATCAATTTGTAGGCAGTAACATGGAG GTAAGTATTGTTGGGGACTTCTCAGAGGAGGATGTTGAGTCTTGTATTCTTGATTACTTGGGAACCGTAAGATCGAAAGGAAATTACGAGATGGAGAATGCTTATAATCCTATCGTATTCCGATCATCTCCTTCTGATTTGCAGTCTCAGCAA GTATTCTTGAAAGATACGGATGAGAGAGCATGTGCATATATTGCAGGCCCTGCACCAAACCGATGGGGTTTTACAGTCGATGGCAAAGATCTGTTTGAGTCAGTTAGTCATATTTCAACTCACGATG AACTGAAATCGGAGGAGCTGCTTATGGTGGATGAGGATACTCAGAAGGATGTGCAAAGAAAACTCCGTGGTCATCCCCTGTTCTTTGGAATCACAATGGGGCTCCTGGCTGAGATTATAAATTCtag GCTTTTTACGACTGTCAGAGACTCTCTTGGATTGACATATGATGTATCATTCGAGTTGAACCTTTTTGATAGGCTGAATCTTGGATGGTATGTCGTATCTGTAACATCAACCCCTGCGAAG GTTCACAAAGCTGTGGATGCATGCAAGAATGTCCTTAGAGGTTTACATGGCAACAAGATTTCCCAAAGGGAGTTGGACAGG GCAAAGCGGACCCTTCTGATGAGGCATGAAGCTGAGATCAAGTCAAATGCGTATTGGCTTGGACTGTTAGCTCATTTGCAGGCTTCTTCTGTTCCAAGGAAG GACATATCGTGCATCAAAGATCTCACTAATTTATATGAGGTTGCTTCTATTGAGGACATATACCTTGCATATGATCAATTGAAAGTAGGTGATGATTCTTTGTACTCATGCATCGGAGTTGCTGGAGCTCAAGCAGTAGATGAAATAACTG AAGTCGAAGAATCAGATGATGGCTTTCCAGGAATCTTCCCTGTTGGGCGTGGTTTATCAACCATGACACGGCCTACAACATGA
- the LOC126591341 gene encoding stromal processing peptidase, chloroplastic-like isoform X3 yields MAAISSLVVNVPQIRPSRRISGDDDTYLNKRLNSVVCIRRARGPLTPLHINRLSLLSPTRRLLEAAAGRSGVHRKKINAWEQCVSMLGEPVTEALFPGKYNCITSSFCPNNSRRRRRTSTPSVFSDRTSFCLSKPKLGNVAGKHAHVSCATVGPDEPHAASTAWQDGILEKQELDLLYPGVEKTELEGFLSSEIPSHPKLYRGQLKNGLRYLILPNKVPPNRFEAHMEVHAGSIDEEDDEQGIAHMIEHVAFLGSKKREKLLGTGARSNAYTDFHHTVFHIHSPISSKDSDGDLLPYVLDALNEIAFHPKFLSSRVEKERRAILSELQMMNTIDYRVDCQLLQHLHSENKLSRRFPIGLEEQIKKWDVDKIRKFHERWYFPANATLYIVGDIDNISKTIYQIEAVFGQTGLENETVPAPAPSAFGAMASFLVPKLSVGLTGSSNSVDQAKIFKKERHTVRPPVKHNWSLPGSNMDLKPPQIFQHELIQNFSFNMFCKVPVSRVQTYGDLRNVLMKRIFLSALHFRINTRYKSSNPPFTSIELDHSDSGREGCTVTTLTVTAEPKNWQSAIRVAVQEVRRLKEFGVTKGELTRYMDALLKDSEHLAAMIDNVSSVDNLDFIMESDALGHTVMDQRQGHESLVAVAGTVTLEEVNSIGAKVLEFVSNFGNPTAPLPAAIVACVPKRVHVEGIGETEFTISSNEIIAATKAGLEEPIEPEPELEVPKELISSLQLQELRQQCMPSFIPFSPEIKVTKVYDKETGITKCRLSNGISVNYKISKSEARGGVMRLIVGGGRAAESSESKGSVVVGVRTLSEGGRVGNFSREQVELFCVNHLINCSLESTEEFISMEFRFTLRDNGMRAAFQLLHMVLEHSVWLDDAFDRARQLYLSYYRSIPKSLERSTAHKLMLAMMDGDERFVEPTPKSLQNLTLQSVKDAVMNQFVGSNMEVSIVGDFSEEDVESCILDYLGTVRSKGNYEMENAYNPIVFRSSPSDLQSQQVFLKDTDERACAYIAGPAPNRWGFTVDGKDLFESVSHISTHDDAELKSEELLMVDEDTQKDVQRKLRGHPLFFGITMGLLAEIINSRLFTTVRDSLGLTYDVSFELNLFDRLNLGWYVVSVTSTPAKVHKAVDACKNVLRGLHGNKISQRELDRAKRTLLMRHEAEIKSNAYWLGLLAHLQASSVPRKDISCIKDLTNLYEVASIEDIYLAYDQLKVGDDSLYSCIGVAGAQAVDEITEVEESDDGFPGIFPVGRGLSTMTRPTT; encoded by the exons ATGGCGGCCATAAGCTCTCTTGTTGTAAACGTCCCCCAAATCCGTCCGTCCCGGAGAATAAGCGGAGACGATGACACTTATTTGAATAAGCGGCTGAATTCGGTGGTCTGTATTCGCCGTGCTCGTGGCCCTCTCACCCCTTTACATATCAATCGTCTGTCTTTACTTTCTCCAACCAG GCGTCTACTTGAAGCTGCTGCAGGTAGATCAGGTGTACATAGAAAGAAGATTAATGCTTGGGAACAATGTGTCTCCATGCTTGGAGAGCCAGTGACTGAAGCACTTTTTCCAGGAAAGTATAACTGCATTACTAGCTCTTTTTGCCCAAACAACAGTCGTCGTCGCCGTAGGACATCTACACCGAGTGTCTTTAGTGACAGAACTTCTTTTTGTTTATCCAAGCCTAAACTTGGCAATGTTGCT GGCAAACATGCTCATGTTTCATGCGCAACCGTGGGCCCAGATGAGCCACACGCGGCAAGTACAGCCTGGCAAGATGGTATTCTGGAGAAACAGGAGCTGGATTTATTATATCCTGGAGTAGAAAAAACAGAGTTGGAGGGGTTTTTAAGTTCTGAAATTCCATCTCATCCAAAGTTGTATCGAGGGCAACTAAAAAATGGGCTGCGCTATCTGATTTTACCAAATAAAGTCCCGCCAAACAG GTTTGAAGCACACATGGAAGTTCATGCAGGATCAATCGATGAGGAAGACGATGAGCAAGGAATTGCACATATGATTGAACATGTTGCTTTCCTTGGAAGTAAGAAACGTGAGAAACTTCTTGGGACAGGGGCTCGATCTAATGCTTACACTGACTTCCATCATACAGTGTTTCACATCCATTCGCCCATTAGTTCAAAG GATTCTGATGGTGATCTGCTTCCGTATGTACTGGATGCCTTGAATGAG ATTgcttttcacccaaaattccTTTCTTCTCGTGTTGAAAAAGAACGGCGTGCGATTCTGTCAGAATTACAGATGATGAATACTATAGATTATCGCGTTGACTGCCAG TTATTACAACATCTGCATTCTGAAAACAAGCTTAGCAGAAGGTTCCCGATTGGGTTAGAAGAGCAGATTAAGAAGTGGGATGTAGATAAAATAAGGAAATTCCATGAGCGTTGGTACTTCCCTGCAAATGCAACCTTATACATTGTTGGGGACATTGATAACATCTCAAAAACGATTTACCAGATTGAA GCTGTCTTTGGACAAACTGGCCTAGAAAATGAAACAGTTCCTGCACCTGCTCCTAGTGCTTTTGGTGCAATGGCTAGTTTCCTTGTGCCCAAGCTTTCAGTTGGGCTGACTGGAAGTTCTAATTCCGTTGATCAAGCTAAAATCTTTAAAAAGGAAAGGCACACAGTTCGTCCTCCTGTGAAACATAATTGGTCACTTCCTGGAAGTAATATGGATTTGAAGCCTCCACAGATTTTTCAGCATGAATTGATTCAAAATTTTTCATTTAATATGTTCTGCAAG GTTCCTGTGAGCAGGGTTCAAACATATGGTGACTTGCGAAATGTTCTAATGAAGAGAATATTTCTGTCTGCTTTGCATTTCCGAATTAATACAAGATACAAG AGTTCAAATCCACCATTTACTTCAATTGAATTGGATCATAGTGACTCTGGAAGGGAAGGATGTACTGTCACTACTCTTACGGTAACTGCCGAACCCAAGAATTGGCAAAGTGCAATTAGAGTTGCTGTACAAGAG GTTAGAAGGCTCAAGGAATTTGGTGTTACTAAGGGTGAATTAACTCGCTATATGGATGCCTTATTAAAAGATAGTGAACATCTGGCCGCTATGATAGATAATGTGTCTTCTGTTGATAATTTGGATTTTATTATGGAGAGTGATGCGCTGGGGCATACAGTAATGGATCAGAGGCAAGGACACGAGAGTTTGGTTGCTGTTGCTGGAACAGTTACTCTTGAAGAG GTCAACTCTATTGGCGCCAAGGTGTTGGAATTTGTTTCTAATTTTGGAAATCCTACTGCACCTCTTCCTGCAGCGATTGTTGCTTGTGTTCCAAAGAGAGTGCATGTAGAGGGAATAGGTGAAACTGAGTTCACCATTTCCTCTAATGAGATTATAGCTGCTACAAAAGCTGGATTGGAGGAACCCATCGAACCTGAGCCAGAG CTTGAGGTGCCAAAGGAATTGATATCTTCGTTGCAGTTACAGGAATTAAGGCAGCAGTGCATGCCATCTTTCATTCCCTTTAGTCCAGAAATAAAAGTGACTAAAGTTTATGACAAAGAAACGGGGATCACTAAATGTCGTCTGTCAAATGGAATTTCTGTAAATTACAAG ATTTCAAAAAGTGAGGCAAGGGGAGGTGTAATGCGGCTTATAGTTGGCGGTGGACGGGCAGCTGAAAGTTCTGAGTCCAAAGGTTCTGTTGTTGTGGGTGTAAGAACTCTTAGTGAGGGAGGACGTGTTGGCAACTTCTCAAGGGAGCAG GTAGAACTGTTCTGTGTGAATCACCTGATTAACTGCTCATTGGAGTCCACCGAGGAATTTATTTCTATGGAATTCCGTTTTACTTTAAGAGATAATGGAATGCGTGCGGCTTTCCAGTTGCTTCATATGGTACTTGAG CATAGTGTCTGGCTGGATGATGCATTTGATCGAGCAAGGCAATTGTATTTGTCATATTATCGGTCCATTCCCAAAAGCTTGGAGCGCTCAACTGCTCACAAACTCATGTTAGCAATGATGGACGGAGACGAGCGGTTTGTAGAGCCTACACCAAAGTCATTGCAAAATTTGACATTGCAATCTGTAAAGGATGCAGTGATGAATCAATTTGTAGGCAGTAACATGGAG GTAAGTATTGTTGGGGACTTCTCAGAGGAGGATGTTGAGTCTTGTATTCTTGATTACTTGGGAACCGTAAGATCGAAAGGAAATTACGAGATGGAGAATGCTTATAATCCTATCGTATTCCGATCATCTCCTTCTGATTTGCAGTCTCAGCAA GTATTCTTGAAAGATACGGATGAGAGAGCATGTGCATATATTGCAGGCCCTGCACCAAACCGATGGGGTTTTACAGTCGATGGCAAAGATCTGTTTGAGTCAGTTAGTCATATTTCAACTCACGATG ATGCAGAACTGAAATCGGAGGAGCTGCTTATGGTGGATGAGGATACTCAGAAGGATGTGCAAAGAAAACTCCGTGGTCATCCCCTGTTCTTTGGAATCACAATGGGGCTCCTGGCTGAGATTATAAATTCtag GCTTTTTACGACTGTCAGAGACTCTCTTGGATTGACATATGATGTATCATTCGAGTTGAACCTTTTTGATAGGCTGAATCTTGGATGGTATGTCGTATCTGTAACATCAACCCCTGCGAAG GTTCACAAAGCTGTGGATGCATGCAAGAATGTCCTTAGAGGTTTACATGGCAACAAGATTTCCCAAAGGGAGTTGGACAGG GCAAAGCGGACCCTTCTGATGAGGCATGAAGCTGAGATCAAGTCAAATGCGTATTGGCTTGGACTGTTAGCTCATTTGCAGGCTTCTTCTGTTCCAAGGAAG GACATATCGTGCATCAAAGATCTCACTAATTTATATGAGGTTGCTTCTATTGAGGACATATACCTTGCATATGATCAATTGAAAGTAGGTGATGATTCTTTGTACTCATGCATCGGAGTTGCTGGAGCTCAAGCAGTAGATGAAATAACTG AAGTCGAAGAATCAGATGATGGCTTTCCAGGAATCTTCCCTGTTGGGCGTGGTTTATCAACCATGACACGGCCTACAACATGA